A portion of the Tepidanaerobacter syntrophicus genome contains these proteins:
- a CDS encoding aminopeptidase: MADLVEISKNLLRDCLALKPGEQLLVLTDDIKEELAQNMYKAGKVLGATPILVKIPTMEKSGQEPPKAAAEAMKNADVVVCITEHSVTHTNAKKAAAESGARIATMPGITEEMFREGAITADYVEVEKLTKKVADILTRGSSAIVEKQGYKLEIDITGRKGIESPGRYTKKGESGNLPSGEAYIAPVEGKSSGQILVDGSIVGIGKLDEPILLTVKNGLLISAEGKEAEKWLKILGDSKEARNLAEFGIGTNPNARLTGNILEDEKILGTIHVAFGSNNTFGGTVSAGVHLDAVVLNPTVHVDGKLIMDNGKLILE; the protein is encoded by the coding sequence ATGGCTGATCTTGTAGAAATATCAAAAAACCTGCTAAGGGATTGTCTTGCATTAAAGCCAGGCGAACAACTTTTAGTGCTTACGGATGATATAAAAGAAGAATTAGCGCAAAATATGTACAAAGCAGGAAAAGTTCTGGGAGCAACTCCGATACTTGTAAAAATACCTACAATGGAAAAATCCGGACAAGAACCCCCAAAAGCTGCGGCAGAAGCCATGAAAAACGCAGATGTGGTTGTGTGTATAACAGAGCATTCAGTGACACACACAAATGCTAAAAAAGCTGCGGCGGAAAGTGGCGCAAGAATTGCAACCATGCCGGGAATAACAGAAGAAATGTTCAGAGAAGGCGCTATAACCGCAGATTATGTAGAAGTGGAGAAACTTACTAAAAAAGTTGCAGATATTCTAACCCGGGGCAGTAGTGCGATAGTAGAAAAACAAGGCTATAAGCTAGAAATCGATATAACAGGGAGAAAAGGTATAGAAAGTCCGGGAAGATATACTAAAAAAGGTGAATCAGGCAATCTTCCGTCCGGCGAAGCCTATATTGCTCCTGTTGAAGGTAAGTCTTCCGGTCAAATTTTAGTAGATGGCAGTATAGTCGGAATAGGAAAACTGGATGAACCGATCCTGCTTACCGTAAAAAATGGGCTTTTAATAAGCGCTGAAGGAAAAGAGGCCGAAAAATGGCTTAAGATTTTAGGAGACTCTAAAGAAGCAAGAAATCTTGCTGAATTTGGTATAGGTACAAATCCTAATGCGCGTCTTACCGGAAATATTTTAGAAGATGAAAAAATACTGGGAACTATTCATGTGGCCTTTGGCAGTAATAATACATTCGGCGGCACAGTAAGCGCAGGAGTTCACCTGGACGCGGTTGTCTTAAATCCTACCGTGCATGTAGACGGAAAATTAATTATGGATAATGGCAAACTGATATTAGAATAA
- a CDS encoding extracellular solute-binding protein — protein sequence MKRFLVIFVCFSLSIFLLGCSPDKNSRTSPGRPVLLTVWHYYNGVQKLAFDELVTEFNETEGLKKGIAVEAFSQGNIDDLERKVIESINGKIGAEPMPDMFTAYADNAYQIDKLGFATDIGDYLTEQEIKEYIDSFISEGNFNGKNEIKIFPTAKATEIMMLNKTDWDKFALGTGASLDNLKTWEGVAETAKRYYEWTDSLTLTPNDGKAFFGRDAMANYMLVGSKQLGSEIFNVKNGQAYLTINDAVMRKLWDNFYIPYINGYYKAVGKFRSDDAKTGEIIALVCSTSGITYFPDTVVINDSTEYPIESLTLPLPNFKDTYPCAVQQGAGIVVTKSNEIKESASVEFLKWFTKKDNNIRFSIQSGYIPVKKESIERKTMEEFLSADKDNKASNKLKAALPTIISQIQTYELYTTKPFENGTDARKVLEKSLLDKSKIDREKVVQLIEEGRSRETAVKQFATDKNFNEWLRGLKIELEDAIKK from the coding sequence ATGAAAAGGTTTTTAGTTATTTTTGTTTGTTTTTCATTATCAATTTTTTTATTGGGATGTTCTCCGGATAAAAATAGCAGGACAAGCCCTGGCCGTCCTGTGCTGCTTACTGTATGGCACTATTACAACGGAGTTCAAAAATTAGCATTTGATGAGCTGGTAACTGAATTTAATGAAACTGAAGGACTTAAAAAGGGAATAGCCGTAGAAGCATTTAGCCAAGGCAATATTGATGATTTGGAAAGAAAGGTAATTGAATCCATCAACGGAAAAATCGGAGCAGAACCTATGCCGGATATGTTTACAGCGTATGCAGACAATGCCTATCAAATTGATAAGCTAGGTTTCGCAACTGATATAGGAGATTATTTAACAGAGCAAGAAATAAAAGAGTATATAGATTCTTTTATTTCTGAAGGAAATTTTAACGGCAAAAATGAAATTAAAATTTTTCCTACTGCAAAGGCTACTGAAATTATGATGCTAAATAAAACTGATTGGGATAAATTTGCCTTGGGCACTGGTGCAAGTTTAGATAACCTTAAAACTTGGGAAGGAGTGGCAGAAACAGCAAAAAGATACTATGAGTGGACTGATTCATTAACCTTAACTCCTAATGATGGTAAAGCGTTTTTTGGTCGAGATGCAATGGCAAATTATATGCTTGTGGGTTCCAAACAATTAGGGAGCGAGATATTTAATGTAAAAAATGGCCAGGCCTATTTGACCATTAATGATGCAGTTATGAGAAAATTGTGGGATAATTTTTATATTCCTTACATCAACGGATATTATAAGGCCGTAGGCAAGTTTCGATCTGATGATGCTAAAACCGGAGAAATAATTGCACTTGTATGCTCTACTTCGGGAATAACATATTTTCCTGATACAGTGGTTATCAATGACAGCACCGAATACCCTATCGAATCTTTGACTCTACCACTCCCTAATTTTAAGGATACATATCCTTGTGCAGTTCAGCAAGGAGCAGGAATAGTTGTTACAAAATCAAATGAGATTAAAGAATCTGCTTCGGTGGAGTTTTTAAAATGGTTTACAAAAAAAGATAATAATATCAGATTTAGCATACAATCCGGCTATATACCTGTAAAAAAGGAATCTATTGAAAGAAAAACAATGGAAGAATTTTTAAGTGCTGACAAAGACAATAAGGCTTCGAATAAGTTAAAAGCAGCTCTTCCTACAATAATTAGTCAAATACAGACCTATGAACTATATACTACTAAACCTTTTGAGAACGGAACAGACGCAAGGAAGGTGCTAGAAAAATCTTTGCTGGACAAGTCGAAAATAGATAGAGAAAAAGTTGTTCAGCTAATAGAGGAGGGTAGAAGTAGAGAAACAGCAGTAAAGCAATTTGCAACAGATAAAAACTTTAATGAGTGGCTAAGGGGCTTAAAAATAGAATTAGAAGATGCGATAAAAAAGTAA
- a CDS encoding EAL domain-containing protein, with protein sequence MRKMGLKRNSIIVRLLLSMLVVLLIHTLILSANIRYGGTIDELNRNSINLLDEKVLNRKNHVQNEMIQRRSNIAKFEQDIQDEINSFLKEKGTDYAAFKQDSVLMSEFLERVVDEIVFTVRQSAVTGAFIVLDGENKENYPGIYIRDSDPLFNPSDNSDLSMEIGPSAAARKSKIALGMGWKPQFIFDKKDESSFFYYKPFETALMYPYADFSELGYWTHFTLNNYGTKVISYSIPLINKNGSVYGVIGIELDSDYIRKMLYYDEMAANKQGTYLLAITRDNGKTFENVTFSGSSFNKIFKSGTDISLTRKEEYKNIATINTGISNKDTIYGCIHYLDLYDNNTPFKEDKWALLGIVEEKNLFQPAERIRFYVAISLIFSLVLGFIVSILIGIWFIKPITDLVKEVKSSDPEMPITLTKTNIAEIDELARSVESLSTKVAESAAELSKIVGMMEVPICAFEHDLKNDKVLCTDAFFELTGAKREKNESGYISAEYFYKLLDEIRRCPEPDSEDVYCCENGSCGNRWLRIKVQKSDGKILGIIEDATREIMEKKKIEYERDRDLLTHLLNRRAFQAKVIKLLKEKDVKTAALVMWDLDNLKFVNDTYGHDFGDQYIKTAASVLNELSIYNGIVGRMSGDEFYAFIYGYEDKQQIKEIIKRVQNKLCNTILKLPDGKDLNITASAGIAWYPDDSTSYYELLKYADFAMYESKNGEKGSIGEFEKPVYNKKILFFNGKKEINNLIEEKLFDFVFQPIVIAKTGETFAYESLIRSKSAVLISSRAIVTLAGSQSRLYDMERITWFKTLETFKKYEKDFENAKIFINSIPNYILSDKDLAELENKFKRDLSRIVIEITENELTDERVFIKKQSLAKRWGCSLALDDFGSGYNIGIAFLTFYPDFVKLNMAVTRGIDKDINRQNFVRAILQYTKSRKVKLIAEGIETKEEMDTLIQLGADYLQGYYLGRPSLQPKKISPKIVQEILEQSNEHLAEP encoded by the coding sequence ATGAGAAAAATGGGGCTTAAACGTAATTCCATAATAGTGAGATTACTTTTGTCCATGCTCGTGGTTTTATTGATACATACCTTGATACTTTCTGCAAATATACGGTATGGTGGCACAATTGACGAACTTAATAGGAATTCTATTAACCTGCTTGATGAAAAAGTTTTAAACAGAAAAAATCATGTTCAAAACGAAATGATTCAAAGGCGTTCAAACATTGCAAAATTCGAACAAGACATTCAAGATGAAATAAATTCATTTCTAAAAGAAAAAGGCACAGATTATGCGGCTTTTAAACAAGATTCAGTACTTATGTCCGAATTCTTGGAAAGAGTTGTAGATGAAATCGTCTTTACGGTTAGACAAAGTGCGGTAACCGGTGCTTTCATAGTGCTCGATGGTGAAAACAAAGAAAATTATCCGGGGATTTATATAAGAGACTCAGACCCCTTATTTAATCCCAGCGATAACTCAGACTTGAGTATGGAAATAGGACCGTCGGCAGCAGCTAGAAAATCAAAGATTGCCTTAGGAATGGGATGGAAGCCGCAGTTTATCTTCGATAAAAAAGATGAAAGCTCATTCTTTTACTACAAGCCTTTTGAGACTGCTCTAATGTATCCTTATGCGGACTTTTCAGAACTGGGATATTGGACACATTTTACGCTCAATAATTATGGGACGAAAGTAATTTCTTATTCAATCCCGCTTATCAATAAAAACGGAAGCGTATATGGAGTAATTGGCATCGAACTTGACTCTGACTATATTCGAAAAATGCTTTACTATGATGAAATGGCGGCAAATAAACAAGGGACATATCTTTTGGCCATTACTCGAGATAATGGTAAGACATTTGAAAATGTAACCTTTAGCGGATCGTCTTTTAATAAGATTTTCAAAAGCGGGACCGATATAAGCTTAACAAGAAAAGAAGAATATAAAAACATAGCTACCATAAATACGGGCATTAGTAATAAAGACACAATTTATGGATGTATACATTATTTAGATTTATATGACAATAATACACCATTTAAAGAGGATAAATGGGCGCTGCTGGGAATAGTTGAAGAAAAAAATCTTTTTCAACCCGCAGAACGAATAAGGTTTTATGTAGCAATATCCCTTATTTTTTCCCTTGTTTTAGGATTCATTGTCTCTATTTTAATAGGTATATGGTTCATAAAGCCTATAACAGATTTAGTAAAAGAAGTTAAGAGCAGTGATCCCGAAATGCCTATAACTTTAACAAAAACAAATATAGCCGAAATAGACGAGTTGGCACGGTCAGTAGAGTCGCTTAGCACAAAGGTTGCTGAATCGGCGGCCGAGCTTTCAAAGATCGTCGGCATGATGGAAGTGCCTATATGCGCATTTGAGCATGATCTAAAAAATGATAAGGTATTATGTACGGATGCTTTTTTTGAGCTTACAGGGGCAAAAAGAGAAAAAAACGAAAGCGGATATATAAGCGCCGAATATTTCTATAAACTACTCGATGAAATAAGAAGATGTCCGGAACCGGATTCAGAGGATGTATATTGCTGCGAAAATGGCAGCTGTGGTAATAGATGGCTTCGCATAAAGGTTCAAAAAAGCGATGGCAAGATACTTGGAATTATAGAAGATGCGACGCGGGAAATAATGGAAAAAAAGAAGATAGAATATGAACGAGATCGAGATTTACTCACACATCTTCTTAATCGCCGTGCATTTCAGGCAAAGGTAATAAAACTTCTTAAAGAAAAAGATGTTAAGACAGCCGCTCTTGTTATGTGGGATTTAGACAACTTGAAATTCGTAAATGATACTTATGGCCATGATTTTGGAGATCAGTATATCAAAACAGCCGCTTCGGTTCTAAATGAACTGTCTATTTATAACGGAATTGTTGGTAGAATGTCGGGCGATGAATTTTATGCCTTTATTTATGGATATGAAGATAAGCAACAAATAAAAGAAATAATCAAGAGGGTGCAGAACAAACTCTGTAATACTATCTTAAAACTTCCAGACGGAAAAGACCTGAATATTACTGCTTCTGCGGGAATTGCATGGTACCCGGATGATTCAACGAGTTATTATGAATTACTGAAATATGCAGATTTTGCCATGTATGAATCAAAAAACGGAGAAAAAGGAAGCATTGGTGAGTTTGAGAAACCTGTTTACAATAAAAAGATACTATTTTTCAATGGCAAAAAGGAGATAAACAACCTTATTGAAGAAAAACTTTTTGACTTTGTATTTCAACCGATTGTAATTGCCAAAACAGGAGAAACATTTGCATATGAATCACTAATACGTTCCAAATCTGCAGTATTAATATCCTCTCGAGCCATTGTAACACTTGCCGGCTCACAATCAAGACTTTATGATATGGAGCGCATCACTTGGTTTAAGACTTTAGAGACATTTAAAAAATATGAAAAAGATTTTGAAAATGCAAAGATATTTATTAACTCAATTCCAAACTATATTTTATCGGATAAAGATTTAGCAGAACTGGAAAATAAGTTTAAGAGGGATTTGTCCCGCATCGTAATTGAGATAACTGAAAATGAACTGACTGATGAAAGAGTATTTATAAAGAAGCAAAGTCTTGCAAAAAGATGGGGATGCTCCTTGGCTTTAGACGATTTCGGCTCAGGATACAACATTGGCATTGCTTTTTTGACGTTCTACCCCGACTTTGTAAAACTGAACATGGCGGTAACTAGAGGTATTGACAAAGATATAAATCGACAGAACTTTGTAAGGGCTATTTTGCAGTATACTAAAAGCCGGAAGGTTAAATTAATTGCCGAAGGCATAGAGACAAAAGAGGAAATGGACACACTAATCCAACTTGGAGCAGATTATCTGCAAGGATACTACCTGGGAAGACCTAGTCTGCAACCTAAAAAAATCTCGCCAAAAATTGTACAGGAAATACTAGAGCAGTCAAATGAACATTTAGCTGAACCCTAA
- a CDS encoding DUF917 domain-containing protein, whose amino-acid sequence MSRLKLTKDLVDAAVLGGCVLGGGGGGSMEEGRQIANIALSLSSVELVDIEDMNDDNILINVSAVGAPSAKDAYAEPIHYLQAVELMKKVSGIEPDGVITNEMGGLATVNGWLQAAMLQVPTVDAPCNGRAHPTGVMGAMGLHKDPNYKSYQVAVGGRKEKSSYIEVIAMGTVQKASALIRQAAVQAGGLVTVVRNPVTCKYAKENAALGAVKQAIELGNRMLEGKKSGPSKVIENICDFLKADVVSVGTIKSIKLSMEGGFDVGKFEMDEDIEVTFWNEYMTLEKGKERIATFPDLIMTIDAETGMPLTSAEIREDKKIALIKTDRKNLKLGAGMKDPKLLADCGKIVGKIIC is encoded by the coding sequence ATGTCAAGGCTAAAACTTACCAAAGACTTGGTAGACGCTGCTGTCTTAGGCGGATGTGTCCTGGGAGGCGGCGGTGGTGGCTCGATGGAAGAAGGCAGGCAAATTGCAAATATCGCATTGAGTTTATCTTCGGTAGAGCTTGTAGACATAGAAGATATGAACGATGATAATATCTTAATAAACGTATCTGCGGTAGGCGCACCTTCTGCTAAAGATGCTTATGCAGAACCGATTCATTATTTGCAAGCCGTAGAACTTATGAAAAAAGTAAGCGGTATAGAACCGGACGGAGTTATTACTAATGAAATGGGTGGTCTTGCAACGGTAAATGGGTGGCTTCAAGCTGCAATGCTGCAAGTGCCAACTGTCGATGCACCGTGTAATGGAAGGGCGCATCCCACGGGAGTCATGGGAGCTATGGGGTTACATAAGGATCCGAACTATAAGTCTTATCAAGTAGCAGTTGGAGGAAGAAAAGAAAAATCTTCCTATATAGAAGTAATTGCAATGGGAACGGTGCAAAAAGCCTCAGCTTTAATAAGACAGGCAGCGGTGCAGGCAGGAGGTCTTGTTACCGTGGTCAGAAATCCTGTAACTTGCAAATATGCAAAAGAGAATGCGGCATTAGGTGCAGTAAAACAAGCTATAGAGCTTGGAAACAGAATGCTTGAAGGCAAAAAAAGCGGTCCTTCAAAAGTGATCGAGAATATTTGCGACTTTCTCAAAGCAGATGTAGTGTCAGTCGGCACTATAAAAAGCATTAAATTAAGCATGGAAGGCGGTTTTGACGTAGGAAAATTTGAAATGGACGAAGATATAGAAGTAACTTTTTGGAATGAGTATATGACATTAGAAAAAGGTAAAGAGCGTATAGCAACTTTTCCGGACTTAATTATGACAATCGATGCAGAGACCGGAATGCCTTTAACATCAGCTGAAATCAGAGAAGATAAAAAAATAGCTCTCATTAAAACAGATAGAAAAAATCTAAAACTTGGCGCAGGAATGAAAGATCCGAAGCTTTTAGCTGATTGCGGCAAGATTGTGGGTAAGATAATCTGTTAA
- a CDS encoding phosphoribosyltransferase translates to MFKDRTDAGRQLAEKLKAYKNDPDVIVFAIPRGGVVVADEICSKLNLPMDVVVTRKLGAPFNEELAIGAVDPLGEVALNQYAINMLRVGKDYIEQESRIKLQEIRERLKKYRGKDTYDDLTDKKVLLVDDGIATGYTVIAAINFLKGLNPKKILLTVPVIAPDTLLQLKKLADEVVCIISEEPFYAVGQFYENFAQVSDEEVMEILSKYISPSPQDT, encoded by the coding sequence ATGTTTAAAGATCGCACCGATGCAGGAAGGCAGTTGGCGGAAAAACTAAAAGCATATAAGAATGACCCTGATGTGATTGTATTTGCAATTCCTAGAGGCGGCGTTGTAGTGGCTGATGAAATATGCAGCAAATTGAATCTTCCCATGGATGTAGTAGTTACAAGAAAATTGGGTGCTCCATTTAATGAGGAACTAGCTATTGGGGCGGTAGACCCTTTAGGTGAAGTGGCTCTAAACCAATATGCAATAAATATGCTGCGCGTGGGTAAAGATTATATAGAGCAGGAATCACGTATTAAGCTTCAAGAGATAAGGGAAAGGTTAAAAAAGTACAGAGGCAAAGACACATACGATGATTTAACAGACAAAAAGGTCTTGCTGGTAGATGATGGTATAGCCACAGGCTATACGGTAATTGCAGCTATAAATTTTCTTAAGGGATTAAACCCCAAAAAGATATTACTAACCGTTCCTGTCATAGCTCCCGATACTCTTTTACAGCTCAAAAAGCTTGCAGATGAAGTTGTATGTATCATATCAGAAGAACCTTTTTATGCAGTAGGCCAATTTTACGAAAACTTTGCTCAGGTATCAGACGAAGAAGTCATGGAAATTCTAAGTAAGTATATATCGCCATCTCCTCAAGACACTTAA
- a CDS encoding DUF1177 domain-containing protein, protein MLKQVIEMIELLDDSAVNGEKVKDFLTKRGLEDISIKEIKGKTGKTDFIKIVIPGKNGKIKGGDCPTLGIIGRLGGIGARPERIGYVSDGDGACAALSCALKLGDMKQKGDILDGDVIISTHICPNAPTEPHDPVPFMGSPVDMQTMNKMEVDPSMDAILTIDTTKGNRVFNHRGFAITPTVKDGYILRISDDLVSIMEIATGKPAQVLAITTQDITPYGNDLYHINSLMQPCTATSSPVVGVAITTETAVPGCATGASHEIDIEVTSRFALEVAKSFGRNQCKFYDEQEWERIIKLYGSMEHLKTLGRRN, encoded by the coding sequence ATGTTAAAACAAGTAATAGAAATGATAGAACTCTTGGATGATTCCGCAGTAAATGGAGAAAAAGTAAAGGACTTTCTTACAAAAAGAGGATTGGAAGATATTTCAATTAAAGAAATAAAAGGAAAAACCGGAAAAACAGATTTTATAAAAATCGTAATCCCGGGTAAAAATGGAAAAATAAAAGGAGGGGATTGCCCCACCCTTGGCATTATAGGCAGATTAGGCGGAATTGGAGCAAGACCCGAAAGAATCGGCTATGTATCTGATGGTGACGGAGCATGCGCAGCTCTTTCCTGTGCATTAAAGCTTGGCGATATGAAGCAAAAAGGCGATATACTTGATGGCGATGTTATAATTTCAACACATATTTGTCCAAATGCCCCTACGGAACCTCATGACCCTGTTCCTTTTATGGGTTCTCCGGTAGATATGCAGACAATGAATAAAATGGAAGTTGATCCTTCAATGGATGCAATCCTGACAATAGATACTACAAAAGGAAATAGAGTTTTCAATCACAGAGGCTTTGCCATAACGCCTACTGTAAAGGACGGTTATATACTAAGAATAAGCGACGATTTAGTAAGCATAATGGAGATTGCTACAGGAAAGCCTGCACAAGTTCTTGCAATAACTACGCAAGATATAACGCCATATGGAAATGACTTATATCATATAAATAGCTTAATGCAGCCTTGTACTGCCACTTCAAGTCCTGTAGTTGGTGTTGCCATTACAACAGAAACAGCAGTGCCGGGTTGTGCTACGGGAGCATCCCATGAAATAGATATAGAGGTTACCTCAAGATTTGCTTTAGAAGTTGCCAAAAGCTTTGGAAGAAATCAGTGTAAATTTTATGATGAACAGGAATGGGAACGTATAATCAAATTATATGGTTCAATGGAGCACCTCAAGACATTAGGAAGAAGGAATTGA
- a CDS encoding AroM family protein produces the protein MKKIGLVTIGQAPRTDLTPELKMILGEDVHIEEKGALDGLSREEVKELYPKQTEEVLVTRMADGTEVKIAGEKVFPLLKERIKELEKSNINVIFLACTGEFPDLDTEALLIRPQKLLYYTIKAIAQDRTLGVAIPSQDQVPSAYERWQKAAEKVVVEACSPYGDIDEIKVAADKFARSKVDIIVMDCIGYTMKMKEMVHDKTKIPVVLARSISAKIISELV, from the coding sequence GTGAAAAAAATAGGTCTTGTGACGATAGGGCAAGCGCCGAGAACCGATCTTACCCCTGAGCTTAAAATGATTTTAGGAGAAGATGTGCACATAGAAGAAAAAGGCGCGCTGGATGGCTTGTCGAGGGAAGAAGTTAAAGAACTATATCCGAAGCAGACAGAGGAAGTTTTAGTAACTCGAATGGCAGATGGCACCGAGGTAAAAATTGCAGGAGAAAAAGTATTTCCACTGCTAAAAGAACGAATAAAAGAGTTGGAAAAAAGCAATATCAATGTAATATTTTTAGCGTGTACCGGTGAATTTCCCGATTTGGACACAGAAGCGTTATTAATTAGACCACAAAAACTGTTGTATTATACTATAAAAGCTATAGCGCAAGATAGGACATTGGGAGTTGCCATACCAAGCCAAGATCAGGTGCCGTCAGCTTACGAGAGGTGGCAAAAAGCGGCAGAAAAAGTAGTGGTAGAAGCCTGCTCTCCATATGGTGATATTGATGAAATTAAAGTGGCGGCAGACAAGTTTGCCCGATCAAAAGTTGATATAATAGTAATGGATTGTATTGGTTATACAATGAAGATGAAAGAGATGGTGCATGACAAAACAAAAATACCGGTAGTCTTGGCGCGCTCGATATCGGCAAAAATAATAAGCGAACTTGTGTAA
- a CDS encoding aspartate/glutamate racemase family protein — MNLKVGLIRVLTTEDRDFLDKHGKILQGLFPNLEIESRCIPDQPEGIHDDETEKLALPKILSLAKEFEEKGKDAVFISCAADPGVIEARKILRIPVIGAGSSCASVALSLGNKIGVLGITETAPAAMVEILGKRLVKSVKPKEVDTTLDLNTAQGKKNALIAAKDLKDSGCDVIALGCTGMTTIDIRKDIEEQVGIKVVDAVKAAGLILEYLTL, encoded by the coding sequence TTGAATCTTAAAGTAGGGTTAATAAGAGTTCTCACAACCGAAGATAGAGATTTTTTAGACAAGCACGGCAAGATATTGCAAGGACTTTTTCCAAATTTAGAAATCGAATCAAGATGTATTCCGGATCAACCGGAAGGAATACACGATGATGAAACTGAAAAACTTGCACTGCCTAAAATACTAAGCCTTGCTAAAGAATTTGAAGAAAAGGGTAAGGATGCAGTATTCATAAGCTGTGCAGCAGATCCCGGGGTTATAGAAGCAAGAAAAATCTTGAGGATACCGGTAATTGGAGCAGGTTCTTCTTGCGCATCAGTAGCTTTAAGCTTGGGCAATAAGATAGGTGTATTGGGAATTACTGAAACAGCACCTGCGGCAATGGTAGAAATTTTAGGCAAAAGGCTTGTTAAATCAGTGAAACCCAAAGAAGTGGACACAACATTAGATTTGAATACAGCTCAAGGAAAAAAGAATGCATTAATTGCCGCAAAAGACTTAAAAGATTCTGGATGTGATGTTATTGCATTAGGATGCACAGGAATGACGACTATAGATATTAGAAAAGACATAGAGGAACAAGTTGGTATAAAAGTGGTTGATGCTGTAAAAGCCGCAGGCTTAATATTAGAATATCTGACTTTATAA